A genomic segment from Nematostella vectensis chromosome 6, jaNemVect1.1, whole genome shotgun sequence encodes:
- the LOC116614111 gene encoding uncharacterized protein LOC116614111, with product MVYTPVQLFAEAESSGVRYPTYVGDDDTTTESRLSTLVKYPVEKWSDINHVCRTLGSRLYAAKNKVKGLTPAVISYIQKCFTYCLHQNMGRPEELLQGLNVIVPHAFGDHSQCEDMTWCKYKANPDEYAHGELPGCRDLQGEDLRASITDALRPFSTPMGSSQKSECVNSIIGAKAPKIKRFGGSESSDHRTAAGIAQFNESTKYISKATEEMGLGHSIATDKYIKDTNRRRLKNAVRKGTRAFKKKRRMARRKKSRKNVSLEEREGVTYESGVGLQRREVEITTLTIESLKNSVKDEELRTYEECIEHWEIESQGEQSHPTNPPELSECALITFDTETTGLNIEKEGATKKKESKVLRSTT from the coding sequence CTGTACAGCTTTTTGCCGAGGCCGAGTCGAGCGGAGTGCGTTACCCGACGTACGTTGGTGACGACGACACTACCACGGAATCGAGGCTTAGCACGCTCGTCAAGTATCCAGTAGAGAAATGGAGCGACATAAACCATGTGTGTCGCACGTTGGGTTCACGCCTATATGCCGCCAAAAATAAGGTGAAGGGACTGACTCCTGCGGTGATCAGCTATATACAAAAGTGCTTCACCTATTGCTTGCACCAAAACATGGGGAGGCCTGAGGAGCTCTTGCAAGGTCTGAATGTCATCGTGCCCCACGCCTTTGGCGACCACAGTCAGTGCGAGGATATGACATGGTGCAAATACAAGGCCAACCCAGATGAGTACGCTCACGGCGAGCTTCCTGGTTGTCGCGACCTGCAGGGCGAAGACCTACGCGCCAGCATTACGGACGCTTTGCGCCCGTTTTCGACACCCATGGGTTCTTCCCAAAAAAGCGAATGCGTCAATAGCATCATTGGTGCAAAGGCTCCAAAGATCAAGCGCTTTGGTGGTTCTGAGAGCAGTGACCACAGAACGGCAGCAGGGATAGCACAGTTCAATGAGTCGACGAAATATATATCTAAGGCAACAGAGGAAATGGGCCTAGGACATAGCATCGCGACCGATAAATACATAAAAGACACAAACCGAAGACGCCTAAAAAATGCTGTAAGAAAGGGAACTCGGGCGTTCAAGAAAAAGAGGCGCATGGCGCGAAGAAAAAAATCTCGGAAAAATGTATCTCTCGAAGAACGCGAAGGCGTAACATATGAGTCAGGAGTTGGCTTGCAGAGAAGGGAAGTTGAGATAACCACCTTGACCATAGAAAGCTTGAAGAACTCCGTGAAGGACGAAGAGCTACGGACTTACGAAGAGTGCATAGAGCATTGGGAAATAGAGAGCCAGGGAGAGCAGTCTCATCCAACTAATCCACCAGAGCTCAGCGAATGTGCGCTTATCACCTTCGACACAGAGACGACTGGCCTAAACATAGAAAAAGAAGgtgctacaaagaaaaaggaGAGCAAGGTGTTGCGCTCCACAACGTAG